Genomic DNA from Puniceicoccales bacterium:
CATTCCAAAGCCATTTTCAAAAATTCATATCAACATCACAATTCTAGAACCACACCAATATAAAAATCTATCGGAAAAAGAACTTTTATCGTTGATACAGAAGGAATTAATTTATCTAAATAGGCCACATTGAGATCTTAAAATTTGCCGTTGCTCTACCGATCCTCTTTGGGTTCTCTGGTTTTATAAAAGATGGCAATCGCAATTAACCCAATGACTACCAATAGGCTTATGGCAGCAGCAGCCGGCATGGCATCAAACTTGCCGTCCATGATCACATCAGCAGTTATATAACCAACAAAACAACAAATCATCGCCCAGGTTGCCCCGGATAAAATGTTATAAATCACAAACTTAAGTGGACTTATCTCTGCTGCACCTAAAATTAATGGACTCGCCATTCGAATTCCGTAAATGAATCGAAACGAAAATATAAACACACCTCCCAACCTATGCAGCAATCTATATACCCTATCAACAACTTTTTTCACTCTTGGAAATCGACGAATAACCCACTCTGTGCCCATT
This window encodes:
- a CDS encoding DedA family protein; this encodes MSNFADIIRDWGYLAVFLGAMVEGEVIILTAGAFAAYGFMSLPRVFLVAFMSTVLTDQGLFWLGRKMGTEWVIRRFPRVKKVVDRVYRLLHRLGGVFIFSFRFIYGIRMASPLILGAAEISPLKFVIYNILSGATWAMICCFVGYITADVIMDGKFDAMPAAAAISLLVVIGLIAIAIFYKTREPKEDR